One window of the Epinephelus moara isolate mb chromosome 22, YSFRI_EMoa_1.0, whole genome shotgun sequence genome contains the following:
- the eva1bb gene encoding eva-1 homolog Bb, which translates to MEPVKRDMELLSNSMATYAHIKANPESFALYFMMGVCLGLLMALCLLVAGIACRTRRHSRPPPSPERRQLKESSEEEEDGEEDEESIAEEDGEETEIPKVTIGPMSDRSSQSNGTLRSVNVFASAEELEKARRLEERERIVREIWRNGQPDILVTGTGTIGRVHYH; encoded by the exons ATGGAGCCTGTTAAGAGAGACATGGAGCTGCTCAGTAACAGCATGGCGACCTACGCTCACATCAAAG CCAATCCAGAGAGCTTCGCCCTCTACTTCATGATGGGCGTTTGTCTGGGCCTCCTCATGGCACTGTGCCTCCTGGTGGCCGGCATTGCCTGCAGGACTCGCCGCCACAGCAGACCACCCCCTTCCCCTGAGAGGAGACAGCTAAAGGAGTCcagcgaggaagaggaggatggggaggaggatgaggagagcaTTGCAGAGGAAGATGGGGAGGAGACGGAGATCCCCAAAGTGACAATAGGGCCCATGAGTGATCGCAGCAGCCAGTCCAACGGGACTCTGAGGAGTGTAAATGTGTTCGCGTCAGCTGAGGAGCTGGAGAAGGCTCGACGACTGGAGGAGAGGGAAAGAATCGTCAGGGAGATCTGGAGGAACGGACAGCCCGACATCCTGGTCACAGGGACGGGGACTATTGGAC